A window from Falco naumanni isolate bFalNau1 chromosome 3, bFalNau1.pat, whole genome shotgun sequence encodes these proteins:
- the SDHB gene encoding succinate dehydrogenase [ubiquinone] iron-sulfur subunit, mitochondrial — protein MAAAVVGVSLRRGVPARLLRAGPRPMCRGAQTAAAAAPRMKKFAIYRWDPDKPGDKPRMQTYEVDLNKCGPMVLDALIKIKNELDSTLTFRRSCREGICGSCAMNIAGGNTLACIKRIDTDLTKTTKIYPLPHMYVVKDLVPDLSNFYAQYKSIEPYLKKKDESKQGKEQYLQSIEDRQKLDGLYECILCACCSTSCPSYWWNGDKYLGPAVLMQAYRWMIDSRDDYTEERLAQLQDPFSLYRCHTIMNCTRTCPKGLNPGKAIAEIKKMMATYKEKATAA, from the exons ATGGCGGCGGCCGTAGTGGGAGTCTCCTTGAGGCGCGGCGTCCCCGCGCGGCTCCTGCGGGCCGGCCCGCGGCCG ATGTGTCGGGGAGCGCAGACAGCAGCTGCGGCAGCGCCCCGTATGAAGAAGTTTGCCATTTACAGATGGGATCCCGATAAGCCTGGGGACAAGCCCCGCATGCAGACATATGAAGTGGATTTGAATAA ATGTGGACCTATGGTGCTCGATGCTctgatcaaaataaaaaatgagttGGACTCCACTCTGACTTTCCGCAGGTCATGTAGAGAAG GCATCTGTGGCTCTTGTGCTATGAACATTGCTGGCGGAAACACACTAGCCTGTATCAAAAGAATTGACACCGATCTCACCAAGACCACTAAAATCTACCCTCTCCCCCACATGTATGTGGTGAAGGACCTTGTCCCG GACTTGAGCAACTTCTATGCACAGTACAAATCCATTGAGCCTTACCTGAAGAAGAAGGATGAGTCGAAACAGGGCAAGGAGCAGTACCTGCAGTCCATAGAAGACCGTCAGAAACTG GACGGACTCTACGAGTGCATCCtgtgtgcctgctgcagcaccagctgtcCCAGTTACTGGTGGAACGGGGACAAGTACTTGGGTCCTGCAGTACTGATGCAG GCCTATCGCTGGATGATTGACTCCAGAGATGACTACACAGAGGAACGCCTGGCACAGCTTCAAGACCCGTTTTCTCTTTACCGTTGTCACACTATCATGAATTGCACAAGGACTTGCCCTAAG
- the LOC121085890 gene encoding protein-arginine deiminase type-2-like yields the protein MPGDRTLRLQHGNRIEALCVLGTHISADVYRAAPAGAASFSVKHTEGVSMEVVCQGQAEVVSAPSSGTRWPLDEGTVLRFSMSQASTEVNDNKVTVSFYTDGGQPINQAGVFLTGIGISLDVDADQDGMVEKNNPNKASWTWGPEGHGAILLVSCDKESPFTPASDCNDERVFNKEDLLDMSRMVLRTEGPQRLPRGHEIILYIPVSDADKVGVFYVQNPFCRQRYIHVLGQRKLYHTVQYTGGATELDFFVEGLRFPDDTFSGLVSIHVSLLETLAEGIPHTPIFTDTVVFRVAPWIMTPNTLAPVNVFVCSMKDNYLFIKEIKNLVNKAGCELKVCFGYINRGDRWMQDEIEFGYTHAPHKSFPVVLDSPREGGLEQCAIKELLGPDFGYVSKEPLFEATTSLDSFGNLEVSPPVTVAGKEYPLGRILIGSSFPTSAGRRMTRVVRDFLYAQQVQAPVELYSDWLSVGHVNEFVNFVPTSDKKRFRMLMASPAVCYKLFREKQKEGQGEATMFKGYSGADTKRVTINKVLSNDILVQQNQYVQRCIDWNRDVLKKELGLTEEDIVDLPALFKLDKQGKAVPYFPNMVTMIILAKDLGIPKPFGPVMGGECCLEQRTRSLLEPLGLHCRFLEDVASYHGRLGEVRCGINVQRRPFTFKWWHVMP from the exons ATGCCAGGGGACCGCACACTCCGGCTGCAGCATGGGAACCGCATCGAGGCCCTGTGCGTGCTGGGCACCCACATCTCCGCCGATGTCTACAG GGcggccccagctggggcagcttCCTTCAGCGTGAAGCACACAGAAGGGGTGAGCATGGAGGTGGTGTGCCAGGGCCAAGCAGAGGTCGTGTCAGCCCCCAGCAGTGGGACACGGTGGCCACTGGATGAGGGGACAGTTCTGAGGTTCAGCATGAGCCAGGCCAGCACCGAGGTCAATGATAACAAG GTAACTGTCAGCTTTTACACAGACGGAGGGCAGCCCATCAACCAAGCCGGGGTCTTCCTCACTGGCATCG GGATCTCTCTGGATGTGGATGCAGATCAGGATGGCATGGTGGAAAAGAACAACCCCAACAAG GCAAGCTGGACCTGGGGTCCTGAGGGACACGGGGCCATCCTGCTCGTCAGCTGCGACAAGGAGAGCCCCTTCACTCCAGCATCAGACTGCAACGATGAAAGGGTGTTCAACAAAGAAG ATTTGCTGGACATGTCTCGGATGGTCTTAAGGACCGAAGGGCCACAGCGCTTGCCCCGGGGACACGAAATCATTCTCTATATTCCTGTCTCTGATGCTGACAAAGTTGGAGTCTTTTATGTGCAGA ATCCCTTCTGCAGGCAGCGCTACATCCACGTGCTGGGCCAGAGGAAGCTGTACCACACCGTGCAGTACACTGGTGGGGCCACTGAGCTTGACTTTTTCGTTGAGGGGCTCCGCTTTCCTGATGACACCTTCTCTGGGCTGGTCTCCATCCATGTCAGCCTCCTGGAGACGCTAGCTGAG GGTATCCCACATACACCAATCTTCACTGACACAGTAGTGTTCAGGGTAGCACCATGGATCATGACTCCCAACACCTTGGCACCAGTGAACGTCTTCGTCTGCAG CATGAAGGACAACTACCTCTTCATCAAGGAGATAAAAAACCTGGTCAACAAGGCAGGCTGCGAGCTGAAGGTTTGCTTTGGCTACATCAACCGTGGGGACCGCTGGATGCAG GATGAGATTGAGTTTGGCTATACCCACGCTCCCCACAAAAGCTTCCCGGTGGTGCTGGACTCCCCTCGAGAAGGAGGGCTGGAGCAATGTGCCATCAAGGAACTGCTG GGCCCCGACTTTGGCTACGTGAGCAAAGAGCCTCTCTTCGAAGCCACCACCAGCCTCGACTCCTTCGGCAACCTGGAGGTCAGCCCACCTGTGACCGTGGCAGGGAAGGAGTATCCCCTGGGAAGGATCCTCATCGGCAGCAGCTTTCCCAC ATCTGCAGGGAGGAGAATGACCAGAGTGGTGCGAGATTTCCTCTATGCCCAGCAAGTGCAGGCTCCCGTGGAGCTCTACTCTGACTGGCTGTCTGTGGGCCACGTCAACGAGTTTGTCAATTTTGTGCCCACCTCTGACAAAAAG CGATTTCGAATGCTGATGGCCAGCCCCGCGGTGTGCTACAAGCTCTTTCgggagaagcagaaggaggGCCAGGGCGAAGCCACCATGTTCAAAG GCTACTCGGGGGCAGACACAAAACGGGTCACCATTAACAAGGTCCTTTCCAACGACATCCTGGTGCAGCAGAACCAGTATGTCCAG CGCTGCATCGACTGGAACAGGGATGTCCTTAAGAAGGAGCTGGGGTTGACAGAGGAGGACATCGTTGACCTGCCGGCCCTCTTCAAGCTCGACAAGCAGGGCAAAGCTGTGCCGTACTTCCCCAACATG GTCACCATGATCATCCTGGCCAAGGACCTGGGCATCCCCAAACCTTTTGGCCCCGTGATGGGGGGTGAATGCTGCCTGGAGCAGCGGACCCGCTCCCTCCTGGAGCCGCTGGGCCTACACTGCCGCTTCCTCGAGGATGTGGCCTCCTACCATGGCAGGCTCGGGGAGGTCCGCTGTGGCATCAACGTCCAGCGGCGGCCCTTCACCTTCAAATGGTGGCACGTGATGCCGTAG